The region TTCCAGGATTGATTCCTACGATGGGGAGATGGTGACTTTCCATTACAATAAGCATGAAGACAACTCTTTTGTAAAAAAGACTCTTCCCGCCATTGATTTCATTAAGCTGCTCATTCTGCATATACCTGAAAAAAACTTCAAGATGACCCGGTACTATGGGCTTTATGCCAGACACCGGGAGATTGACAATCAGCTCCATAAAGCAGTCCCAAAATCCAAACACAGGATTCTCCTCGATTTCAACACCTGGCGTAAGCTTTTCCTTCTTACCATGGGGTACGACCCCCTGCAATGCCCAAACTGCAGACATGAAATGGTCTTTCTAGAGCTGTACCATAAACATGAACGGGTTCCTCTGGATGAATTATACAAAAGGACAAGGATAAGGCATGGCCTTTATCCCCGGTCCCGCTCTGCTTGACTTTCTCTCCCATCTGCTTCATACTACATTTATTACAGATGGGAGGCAGTTGCAAATGAATCAAAGATATGTGGATGAACTCAGACAAAAATACATCAAAAATCCTCCAGAAGGAATGACACCCAAACTGGTCAGAAATATGACCGATTCTGATTTATTGGATATGCATTACTTTTTAACTGAAGATGACGACCTCGACGATGATGGATGGGAAGAAGGGTTCTATATCGACCTGTTCTAAATCACCGTCTGTTTTCTATACCCTCCTTTGGCAGAATCATTAGTTTACATAACTTTATTTCAGCAAGGACTTTGGTAAGTAGGTAAGCCCCTTACAGGGCTTACCCCTCTCAGAACCGGACATGCAGCTTTCCCGCATCCGGCTCCCTGCAAAGCTAATACATCTACAGTTATCCGTATATACTGACATAAATACGTGGCCGCACAAGCGGGAACTGTCTCATTAGTTCCTTATATCCTTCCTTCGTATAGCTCCTTCTCTGACTTCTTCTGTTCAGCCAGTAGAATAACCTAAACCATACCACATTATTGAATGAGTTCAGGCTTCTTGAATTGTCAGTAATTCCGTAATAATGATAATAACCAGTCAGTACTTCATTTAGTTTCTTTACTATCCTGTTTATCTCCAGAAACCTCATGTCTCTTATCATGGCGTTTATTTCCCTGCTTTTCTTTGCAAGCTTTTTCTTACTGGTTTTCCTCTTTACTCTGAACTTTCCCGTCCTGCCATGCGAACAGTAATGCGTGAATCCCAGGAATGTGAACGTCTCCGGCCTCCCTTTTCCCCGGTCTTTCCGGTTACTTTCTGCGAATCGGCCAAATTCAATCAACCTTGTCTTGCTTTCCTCCAATTCTAGTCCAAAGTACTTCATTCTGCGCTTTAAGTGTTCATAAAATATTTCTGCATCTGATTTATATTGGAAGCATCCCACAAAATCATCCGCATAGACTACCAGCCCCGCATATCCTCTCATCACTGGCTGTACTTTCTCCCTGAACCACCATATCAGCACATAGTGCATATATATATTGGCTATGACCGGGGAGCAGTCCGAGCCTTGGCCTGCCCCTTCTTCTGTCTCCTCATATCTGAAATCTCTCATGATTCCCGCTTTCAGCATCCGTCTTACCAGTCTGATAATGGTCGGGTCTTTTATCCGCGATTCTATGAACTTTACTATCCATTCATGGTCTAAATGGTCGAAAAACCCTTTAATGTCTGCGTCCAGCACCCAATTCGTCTTTTCCCTTTCCAGCATCCCATTCAGTCTCCTTAATGCCATGTGGCAGTTCCTTCCTGGGCGGAATCCCATCATTTCTTCGTAGAAATGGGGCTCGAACACTGCTTCCAGTATTCGCCTTAGCGCTTCCTGTACTAACTTATCCTCATAGCAGGATATACTGAGCGGGCGGGTCTTTCCATTTTCTTTTGGTATTTCCACCCGTTTTGCCGGTTTGGGCTTGTATGCCTTCTTCTTCATTTTCCTGATTAATTCATCTAAGTTTTCTTCCAAATTTACTTCGTAGTCCTCTTTGGTAATTCCATCAATTCCTACCGCTTTCTTTCCATCCATCTCCTTGTGGCATTCTTTCAGTAACTCTTTATTAATCAGATGCCCTATGGACGTAAATACCATTTCCGGATGTTCGCTTGACAACTGTGATATTCTCGCCAATTTCGTTTCCATAATTTCTCCTGTCTCTGCGTACAGATTATGTTTCCTCTTTGATATGACTTTGCATGGCTGACCTGCGAGGACAGGTCTCTCTCGACTTCCACCGCTTTTTTTTGCTGTGTACTATTCGGCCATCCGACTTCTGCCGGCCATTTACGGTTCTCCTTTCTACCGTTGTTCCGTATACCGGGCTTACGCAACCTGCCCGGAGCCTGGCAGACCTCCCCAGTTGACTTAAAATCCTTGATTACATGACCAGCCTTAAAACCCCGGGGAAGCAGCTGCATTCTCGCTCTTAACGACTACAGCTGTGTTGCTTTCAGTGTATAGGAGCACTTCTGCCTTCCCAATTTCATTTTAATATCGAAGCTATATACGGCTATGCCCTGCAATCCCGCTGTCTACGCTTAGCAGGCAACATCGCTGCTGTCCACCCAAGACTCGCTTGATGCGGTATAGCTTGTACCTTACACCGTGGGACTCTCACCCACTAAATTTCAAGCCCTTAGCTGGGCGCACCCTATAATACAAAAAAGAACCGGGCCACAGCACACCTGCTGCTGTCCCGGTTCATGATTCATGTAGAAATCAAGGAAAGTGTATCTGTTGTCTGACTATGCTGCAAACGGAGCGATTTCCTCCATCAGCTGGTCGCAGTCATCTGTGTGAAGAATCAGCTCTACGGTTTTGGACTTTGCCAGTGATAATACACCTACAATAGACTTTGCATCAACCATACGGCTGCCGCATTTCACATCTGCATCACACTCAAAACGGTTCATGATTCTTACAAAATTAATAATCTGGTCTGCCTGGTCAAACTTAACAAGGATACGTTTCATGTTGTTCACCTCCGTATGGTATTTTTTTAGTATCACTGTCAGATACTTGGGGGATGGTACTTACTGGTAAGTCCGCATCTGACAATGCCCTCTAACGTTATCTTTTGTTTGTCTTCCGACATTTTTATAATACCACGTTCAGGTAAGGGATTTCCATGGTAATATTTTTCTATCTCATGGAATATTTTCAAATATTATACTTATATCTTCTAAATCTGGTCCTTCCAGTAACCAATATTTTCCGAATCCACCCTTATGGGCTCGCCGGCTATGACCTCCAGCCCGCCGTCCTGACCGTAGTCCACGGGGTATATCCTGCCTCCCAGCAGCAGTTCCTGGTCCGCCCTGTCCTCAATGGAGCCCTCAGACAGCTCCAGGCACACATACCCTGCCACCCGTCCCAGGTCCATGGGACTCCATATGTACAGCACCGGACACACGTCCTCAGGATCGCTGCCCACATATTCCTCCATCTGGTCCGGAAGTCCCAGGCCGATGACCTTTACCTCAGACGCCTGGCCCCGCTCCTTCACCACATCAGCCGCCGCCTTGATTCCTTCCGTGGACAGGCAGCACATTACCTTCAGGTCAGGATAAGTCTCCAGCATCAGCTCCGCCTTTTCAGCCGCCTTTTCATATTCCCCTTCCCCGTAAGCAATGTCCACCAGACGCAGGCCGCAGTACTCAAGATTCTGGAGCTCCTGCTTCATCATATATATCCACTCGTTCTGATTGGCGGAACGGCTTCCCGCCGACAGGATACCCCACTGGCCGCTGTGGCCGCATATACGGTCCACCTCCCTGACCAGTTCTTTCCCCAGCTCTCTGGCATCCACCGGGCTTATGTAAATACTGCGGCTTCCCGCCTCCACATCCGCATCCAGCGTGATGACGGAGATTCCCTTTTCCCTGGCCTGGGTTAGAACCGGAGTCAGGGCATATTCATCGTTGGCAGCCACTGCTATGGCCTCCACCTTTTCGTCGGTAAGGTTCTGTATCAGATGTATCTGTTCCTGTGCAGAGGGATGGTCGGGATACAGGACAATACAGTTCTTGCCTGCATCCTCCACCGCCTGTTTAAAGCCCTCGCTGGCCAGCTCATTGTACCAGTTGTTCTTGGATTTCATGATGATAGCGTATTTTCCCCTGTTAAACTGACTGTCCTGGCAGGAAAACAGGAACAACACTCCTGCCATCATGGCCGCCCCTGCTATCCAAGCCCAATTTTTCCCTTTCACCCTGCGGTTCCCGCCTTCCTGCTGTTTTTTCCCAGTATATACCTAATGTCGTATTTTGTCCATTTCCGTTGCAAATTTATGATTTCTTGATACAATAGTTGTATCGGTATTGATTATTGTATACAAATCACTGCCTTTTGAAAAGGATGGATGATAATAGATGAAACTTCTGATTGTTGATGATGAGAAACTGACCCGTGAGGGAATCCGGGACAGCCTGAACCTGGAGAGCCTTGGAATCAGCCAGGTGCTGCTGGAGGACGACGGCATACACGGCCTTAAGACGGCCCTTGAGGAGGAACCGGATATTGTGCTCACGGACGTGCGGATGCCCAGGATGAACGGGGTTCAGATGGCGGAACGGATATTAAAGGAGCTGCCCGCAGCCACCATTATCTTTATGAGCGCTTATTCAGACAAGGAATACTTAAAAGCCGCCATCAAGCTGAAGGCCCTGGGGTATGTGGAAAAGCCCCTTGACATGGAGGAACTGGCCACAGCCATACGGGAGGCGGTGGAGAGCAGCATAAACGAGAAAATGAGCCAGGCGGCAGCAAGAATCCAGGAGAAGGAACAGCTGGGCCATCTGAGCCTTTTACTGTCCCAGCCAGGTGAGGAGAGTCTTATAAAGGCAGGACAGCTCGCAGCCGGCCTGGGCCTTTCAATCACCCATACCACCTGCTTCTGCTGCATTATCATTGACTGTGTCACCCCCTTATCCATGCTGCCGGAGGAACAGATGGACGGAATCAGGGATTATTCTGCGGACCATCTCACATCTATGGGCATATCCCAGGCATATGTCCTAAGAGGTGACCACCGCATCATTGTTTTCCTTCACTCCCCGGAGCGTCCCTCGGACAAGACCCTGTACGACTGCGCCGGACTCCTGGCCCAAAAGCTTATTAAGATATGCCCTTTTTTCATTTCCATGGGCCCGGTTGTAAGCGGTATGGACCGCGCGCATATCTCTTACCAGGAAGCCAGTGAACATCTGAAGGAGGCATTTTTCCATGATTACGGGTTCATACTGACCCACAACATGGAAACAGCCGTATTCCGGCCGCCGGCAGACCTCCTTCTGGAATTTTCCATGGCCCTGTCCGAAAAGCAGGAGGAGGAAGCCCTGGACATCGTCAGACGGCTGTATGAATCCTTTGTGCCAAACGACATGATTGGCCCCAGCCAGGTGAAGGATATCTATTATAAGTATTTCAGCAAGCTGGACGAACACGGCCTGGGAAGCTATATCTCCCTGTGGCAGAAGGAAGGACTGGAGTCTGAATCCATCTGGGAAGGGGTCATGAACTGCACCATCCTGAGGGAGCTCAATGACCTGCTGGCGGCAAAGGTGCGCCTGTTCTTTGAGCGCCTGCGGGGAAACAGTGTGGGAAACCCGGTGGTATTCCAGATTAAGGAATATATCCATAAGAACTATGCGGTCCCCTCCCTTTCCGTGCCGGATGTCAGTGAGTACGTCCACCTTTCGTCCAGCTACGTATGTACGATTTTTAAAAATGAGACAGGCCAGACCTTAAACCAGTATCTGACGGATTACCGCATCAAGATGTCCAAGCAGTTCTTAAGCGATCCCAGGTACAAGATTGCCGACATTTCATCCAAGGTAGGATACAGCGACGGCAATTACTACAGCAAGACCTTTAAGAAAATCGTGGGCCTGTCCCCTTCTGAATACAGGGAGAAAATGCTTGCATGAAAAATCCGTTTTCTAAGCTGATTCATCATTATACCTATGACATGCGTCTTAAGACAAAGCTTGTCATATCCCACATCATCCTGGTACTGCTGCCCACCGCCGTACTGTCA is a window of Enterocloster clostridioformis DNA encoding:
- the ltrA gene encoding group II intron reverse transcriptase/maturase, with translation METKLARISQLSSEHPEMVFTSIGHLINKELLKECHKEMDGKKAVGIDGITKEDYEVNLEENLDELIRKMKKKAYKPKPAKRVEIPKENGKTRPLSISCYEDKLVQEALRRILEAVFEPHFYEEMMGFRPGRNCHMALRRLNGMLEREKTNWVLDADIKGFFDHLDHEWIVKFIESRIKDPTIIRLVRRMLKAGIMRDFRYEETEEGAGQGSDCSPVIANIYMHYVLIWWFREKVQPVMRGYAGLVVYADDFVGCFQYKSDAEIFYEHLKRRMKYFGLELEESKTRLIEFGRFAESNRKDRGKGRPETFTFLGFTHYCSHGRTGKFRVKRKTSKKKLAKKSREINAMIRDMRFLEINRIVKKLNEVLTGYYHYYGITDNSRSLNSFNNVVWFRLFYWLNRRSQRRSYTKEGYKELMRQFPLVRPRIYVSIYG
- a CDS encoding HPr family phosphocarrier protein, translated to MKRILVKFDQADQIINFVRIMNRFECDADVKCGSRMVDAKSIVGVLSLAKSKTVELILHTDDCDQLMEEIAPFAA
- a CDS encoding substrate-binding domain-containing protein, with translation MMAGVLFLFSCQDSQFNRGKYAIIMKSKNNWYNELASEGFKQAVEDAGKNCIVLYPDHPSAQEQIHLIQNLTDEKVEAIAVAANDEYALTPVLTQAREKGISVITLDADVEAGSRSIYISPVDARELGKELVREVDRICGHSGQWGILSAGSRSANQNEWIYMMKQELQNLEYCGLRLVDIAYGEGEYEKAAEKAELMLETYPDLKVMCCLSTEGIKAAADVVKERGQASEVKVIGLGLPDQMEEYVGSDPEDVCPVLYIWSPMDLGRVAGYVCLELSEGSIEDRADQELLLGGRIYPVDYGQDGGLEVIAGEPIRVDSENIGYWKDQI
- a CDS encoding response regulator, whose product is MKLLIVDDEKLTREGIRDSLNLESLGISQVLLEDDGIHGLKTALEEEPDIVLTDVRMPRMNGVQMAERILKELPAATIIFMSAYSDKEYLKAAIKLKALGYVEKPLDMEELATAIREAVESSINEKMSQAAARIQEKEQLGHLSLLLSQPGEESLIKAGQLAAGLGLSITHTTCFCCIIIDCVTPLSMLPEEQMDGIRDYSADHLTSMGISQAYVLRGDHRIIVFLHSPERPSDKTLYDCAGLLAQKLIKICPFFISMGPVVSGMDRAHISYQEASEHLKEAFFHDYGFILTHNMETAVFRPPADLLLEFSMALSEKQEEEALDIVRRLYESFVPNDMIGPSQVKDIYYKYFSKLDEHGLGSYISLWQKEGLESESIWEGVMNCTILRELNDLLAAKVRLFFERLRGNSVGNPVVFQIKEYIHKNYAVPSLSVPDVSEYVHLSSSYVCTIFKNETGQTLNQYLTDYRIKMSKQFLSDPRYKIADISSKVGYSDGNYYSKTFKKIVGLSPSEYREKMLA